The Paenibacillus macerans genome includes a window with the following:
- a CDS encoding NAD(P)/FAD-dependent oxidoreductase gives MIYDCAIIGGGPAGLNAALVLGRARRSVALFDNSQPRNAVTHASHGFITRDGVTPAEFRRIAYEEVLGYPSVELLPWEVTEIHRTDHRFVAVASTGKRIEARKLLITTGLREIFPDIPGLRDCYGTSLFSCPYCDGWELRDQPLIVVSENSGVFHMAKLLYTWSKDLVVCTNGHAVLDNDQKQLLKSRNIEVVEQAVTMFIGHEGKLRQVEFADGTRIERTGGFITPEWKPKASFQGSLGYEVNEFGGIATNEWGKSSVPGVYAAGDAAYVMPSQLIYAAAGGSKAAIGINMELTEEDFV, from the coding sequence TTGATTTATGATTGTGCTATTATCGGCGGAGGCCCGGCAGGACTCAATGCGGCTCTGGTACTTGGGCGGGCCAGACGCAGTGTTGCGTTATTTGATAACAGCCAGCCCCGAAATGCGGTTACACATGCCTCTCATGGATTTATAACAAGAGACGGTGTGACACCCGCCGAGTTTAGGCGTATTGCATATGAGGAGGTTCTGGGGTATCCCTCCGTTGAACTTTTACCTTGGGAGGTAACCGAGATTCACCGGACTGATCACAGGTTCGTCGCCGTGGCGTCAACCGGAAAACGGATTGAAGCACGCAAATTACTGATCACCACTGGACTTAGGGAGATTTTCCCGGATATTCCAGGTTTGCGTGATTGTTATGGAACAAGTTTGTTCAGTTGTCCCTACTGCGATGGTTGGGAGCTTCGAGATCAGCCGCTAATTGTTGTTTCCGAGAACTCTGGAGTGTTTCATATGGCCAAGCTGCTCTATACCTGGAGTAAAGATCTTGTGGTTTGTACAAATGGGCATGCGGTTCTGGACAACGATCAAAAACAACTGTTGAAATCCAGAAACATCGAAGTGGTTGAACAAGCAGTAACGATGTTTATCGGTCATGAGGGGAAATTGCGGCAGGTGGAATTTGCAGATGGCACGCGAATCGAGAGAACGGGAGGATTCATTACACCGGAATGGAAACCGAAGGCGTCTTTTCAGGGTTCGCTTGGTTATGAGGTAAATGAGTTTGGCGGTATCGCCACAAATGAGTGGGGCAAAAGCTCGGTTCCAGGTGTGTATGCCGCCGGGGATGCAGCTTACGTCATGCCTTCCCAGTTGATTTATGCCGCAGCAGGCGGAAGCAAAGCGGCGATTGGCATCAACATGGAGCTGACCGAAGAGGATTTCGTTTAG
- a CDS encoding DUF2306 domain-containing protein: MKEWKISYGLLACISILFILYALVANFIIDPEAKAFISHKIGLKRELNLPVWINVMHVHVAFACIAMATGLLNFSNRVLEKSRKFHRINGYVYLVSVLLVVITSGYMAPYATGGKISSMGFNALNLIWLFITITALVQIKKKRIIRHRNWMIRSYAFCFTNMTIHLITSLFYQGFGLNYATSYTIGVYGSIVLLLIIPNIIIRNINRSRKAVVG, from the coding sequence ATGAAGGAGTGGAAAATATCATACGGCTTATTGGCCTGCATCAGTATTCTATTTATCCTTTACGCTTTGGTGGCCAATTTTATTATCGATCCCGAAGCAAAGGCGTTTATAAGCCATAAAATCGGCCTGAAGCGCGAACTTAATCTTCCGGTCTGGATCAACGTTATGCACGTTCATGTTGCGTTTGCCTGCATCGCCATGGCGACAGGGTTGCTCAACTTCTCCAACCGCGTCCTTGAAAAAAGCCGCAAGTTCCACCGTATAAACGGCTACGTTTATTTAGTATCCGTCCTTCTTGTCGTGATTACTTCCGGATATATGGCTCCTTATGCTACCGGAGGAAAAATAAGCAGTATGGGGTTCAACGCTCTTAATCTAATATGGCTGTTTATCACCATTACGGCGCTTGTACAAATCAAAAAGAAACGCATCATTCGGCACCGGAACTGGATGATCCGAAGTTACGCCTTTTGTTTTACGAACATGACAATTCATCTCATCACCTCCCTTTTTTATCAGGGATTTGGTCTCAACTACGCTACCAGCTATACAATAGGGGTTTACGGCTCTATTGTGCTGCTGTTGATCATTCCTAACATCATTATCAGAAATATCAATCGATCCAGAAAGGCAGTGGTAGGATGA
- a CDS encoding spore germination protein has product MAGKKQNQSIKNDFFGDIQSALGFPPDLVCRSLFAQGEQTVQCLYLESMVNKKSIDEYILKSFTEHTFSEGEASRSAESGFLREFSFFDPYEQLREHAVQALLAGHCALTDFARERVCLINVTEPKQRSVEEPKTESTIRGPHEGFTESILTNVGLVRKRIRNPFLRFDKMNIGNQTGTTLLMVYMENLAPESLVREVRGRLSAIRTDSVLESAYVEEFIQDRIWSPFPTLTNTERPDMVAAQLLDGKVAVMVDGTPNVLLAPMTFFEFFSSPEDYYQRADIATFIRWIRLISFFTAVFVPSLYVAATTFQQELIPTQLLISLSAQREGVPFPAIFEVLLMEVVFEIIREAGLRIPRAVGQALSIVGAIVLGQAAVEAGLISAAIVIVVAITGITNFVVPVYSFGMSQRLLRFSFVLLAGFMGLFGILCGALFLVAHLVSLKSFGVPYFTPASPSIGTDWKDVLVRLPRPWLDPNGLPGYIRNMKRKR; this is encoded by the coding sequence ATGGCAGGAAAAAAACAAAATCAATCGATCAAGAATGATTTTTTCGGAGACATTCAATCAGCCCTCGGGTTCCCTCCAGACTTGGTCTGCCGATCCTTGTTTGCCCAAGGGGAACAAACCGTGCAGTGCCTGTATCTGGAATCGATGGTCAATAAAAAATCGATTGACGAATACATTTTGAAATCGTTCACGGAACATACGTTTTCCGAAGGGGAAGCGTCTCGTTCCGCCGAGAGCGGTTTTTTGCGTGAATTTTCCTTTTTCGATCCATATGAACAGTTGCGGGAACATGCCGTACAAGCTCTCCTTGCAGGCCATTGCGCACTAACCGATTTTGCAAGGGAGCGCGTTTGTCTCATCAATGTGACTGAACCCAAACAACGCTCCGTTGAAGAACCGAAGACGGAATCGACCATTCGCGGCCCGCACGAAGGGTTTACGGAAAGCATTCTGACCAATGTGGGGCTTGTCCGCAAACGAATCCGCAACCCATTCCTCCGGTTTGATAAAATGAACATCGGCAATCAAACCGGGACGACTTTGCTTATGGTGTACATGGAGAACCTCGCCCCGGAATCGCTGGTCCGGGAAGTGCGCGGCAGATTGTCAGCCATCCGGACGGACAGTGTGCTGGAAAGCGCTTATGTGGAGGAATTCATCCAGGACCGGATTTGGTCTCCTTTTCCGACGCTTACCAACACCGAACGCCCTGATATGGTAGCTGCCCAGTTGCTGGATGGTAAAGTGGCCGTGATGGTGGACGGAACGCCCAACGTCCTGCTTGCCCCCATGACGTTTTTCGAGTTTTTCAGTTCTCCTGAAGATTATTATCAGCGAGCGGACATCGCCACGTTTATTCGCTGGATTCGGTTGATTTCCTTTTTTACGGCCGTGTTCGTCCCTTCCTTGTATGTCGCGGCCACGACGTTCCAACAGGAACTGATCCCGACCCAACTCCTGATCAGTTTGTCCGCCCAGCGGGAAGGGGTCCCCTTTCCCGCCATCTTCGAAGTGTTGTTAATGGAAGTCGTGTTTGAAATTATCCGGGAGGCGGGGCTGCGCATTCCGCGGGCGGTCGGACAGGCGCTTTCGATCGTGGGGGCGATTGTACTGGGGCAGGCGGCGGTGGAAGCCGGTCTCATTTCCGCCGCGATTGTCATTGTCGTTGCCATAACCGGCATCACCAATTTTGTCGTTCCGGTTTACAGCTTCGGCATGTCACAACGCCTGCTTCGCTTTTCGTTCGTGCTGTTGGCCGGCTTTATGGGCCTTTTCGGCATTTTATGCGGTGCCCTGTTTCTGGTTGCCCATCTGGTGTCGCTTAAGTCATTTGGCGTTCCTTACTTCACTCCCGCTTCCCCGTCCATAGGAACCGATTGGAAAGATGTGTTGGTGCGGCTGCCCCGGCCCTGGCTGGATCCGAACGGTCTGCCCGGATATATTCGGAATATGAAGAGAAAAAGGTAA
- a CDS encoding GerAB/ArcD/ProY family transporter, producing the protein MKPMISRFQFYLLTINYILGTTLFVLIGRLVVQAGQDAWLMPLWAGSFGILVGLFWIFLFRYYPGKSLVQIPLEAWGRSLGTLVSVLYFLYFCILAGWALRNLSDFLNGTIMPETPKTVFHVMFLLVAFYTVAQGTEAIGRLNQIITPFLFFPFWFVLLLAMVNWDWGRLQPAFHSDLGAILQYHSFLGFPYMETIALTILFPLVKQGATRPFLLGLMTASLSLSMTLFMIIGLLGVERASQLTFPVYTTVQEISIGEVIVNIHSIISVILLILIFIKLLVLVYGASETLRQVFRPKTRWPHFLGLTILLSATALSIYENPIQNEEWDEKYTFIYDSFFVLLIPFLLLVTTWVKRTFEKRKGG; encoded by the coding sequence ATGAAGCCAATGATTTCCCGATTCCAGTTTTATCTGCTGACAATCAATTATATCCTCGGAACCACCCTTTTCGTGCTGATCGGGCGGCTGGTCGTACAGGCGGGACAGGATGCCTGGCTCATGCCCTTGTGGGCAGGAAGTTTTGGCATACTCGTCGGTCTGTTCTGGATTTTTCTTTTCCGATATTACCCGGGCAAAAGTCTGGTGCAAATCCCGCTGGAAGCTTGGGGACGTTCTCTGGGAACGCTTGTTTCCGTCCTGTATTTTCTTTATTTCTGTATTTTGGCTGGATGGGCTCTTCGAAATTTAAGCGATTTTTTAAATGGAACCATCATGCCGGAGACGCCGAAAACCGTTTTTCACGTCATGTTTTTGCTTGTCGCCTTTTACACGGTCGCTCAGGGGACGGAAGCCATCGGACGATTAAATCAAATCATCACTCCGTTTTTGTTCTTCCCGTTCTGGTTTGTTCTGTTGCTGGCAATGGTGAACTGGGATTGGGGAAGACTTCAGCCAGCTTTCCATTCCGACCTGGGAGCCATCCTGCAATACCATTCCTTTTTGGGCTTTCCCTATATGGAAACTATTGCGCTCACGATATTGTTTCCGCTGGTCAAACAGGGGGCAACACGCCCCTTTTTGCTTGGGTTGATGACCGCTTCCCTTTCTCTTAGCATGACCTTGTTTATGATTATCGGTTTATTAGGAGTGGAGAGGGCGTCACAACTTACCTTTCCAGTGTATACGACCGTGCAGGAAATTTCCATCGGAGAGGTGATCGTCAACATCCATTCCATTATCTCCGTTATTTTACTGATTCTGATTTTTATCAAGCTGTTGGTACTCGTTTACGGAGCTTCCGAAACGCTGCGTCAAGTATTTCGTCCAAAAACCCGGTGGCCTCATTTTCTGGGTTTGACGATTTTGTTGTCGGCGACCGCCTTGTCCATCTATGAAAACCCGATCCAAAACGAGGAATGGGATGAAAAATATACATTCATATATGACAGTTTCTTTGTTCTACTGATCCCCTTTTTGTTGCTAGTGACAACATGGGTCAAACGCACGTTCGAGAAGCGAAAAGGAGGATGA
- the trxA gene encoding thioredoxin: MAIQHAKDSTFNEMVQTEGITVVNFWAAWCGPCRMFAPVLEEFEREANDSIKVVKVNVDENPVTSSQFQIMSIPTTIIFKDGQPLYKEIGILSKGELQQLVGSK, encoded by the coding sequence ATGGCTATTCAACATGCGAAAGATTCTACTTTTAATGAGATGGTGCAAACGGAAGGTATAACAGTAGTGAATTTTTGGGCCGCTTGGTGCGGTCCATGCAGAATGTTTGCACCTGTATTAGAGGAGTTTGAAAGGGAAGCAAATGATTCCATTAAAGTCGTTAAAGTTAATGTAGACGAAAATCCGGTAACCTCTTCACAATTTCAGATTATGAGCATCCCGACAACCATTATATTCAAAGATGGACAGCCTCTATATAAAGAAATAGGCATATTGTCGAAAGGTGAACTGCAGCAGCTTGTTGGCTCCAAATAA
- a CDS encoding DJ-1/PfpI family protein, with translation MKKIIGVLMSFVLVLCLVTSAASANSKKNNDPFKDKRMHVQIVLFDGFDLLDALAPYEVFAAAGMYSNGAVTVELVSAEGKRSVPSGLNGPALEAQAALDPKRPGIILVPGASGKPAGNSEDTIPNILKKAMMTGLSEKLKQAFNNEEVIVATVCGGTLLPAMGGLLKDRHAVTNQIGMEALGALGAIPIEARVVEDGPRFVSGGGVTSGLDVALYLVDRELGPQIANAVEQLFEYEKRGTVWRAEGIAPIHFDEN, from the coding sequence ATGAAAAAAATTATAGGAGTACTCATGTCGTTTGTACTAGTTCTATGTCTAGTTACCTCTGCAGCAAGTGCGAATTCAAAAAAAAATAATGATCCATTCAAAGACAAAAGGATGCATGTTCAAATCGTCTTGTTCGATGGTTTCGATCTGCTGGACGCATTAGCACCATACGAAGTATTTGCTGCTGCGGGAATGTACTCAAACGGAGCAGTTACTGTGGAATTGGTTTCCGCGGAAGGCAAGCGTTCTGTCCCGAGCGGTCTGAACGGGCCGGCTCTCGAAGCGCAAGCTGCATTAGACCCCAAGCGTCCTGGAATCATTTTGGTGCCCGGGGCTTCGGGCAAGCCAGCAGGAAATTCGGAAGATACCATTCCGAATATTTTAAAGAAGGCCATGATGACGGGCTTGTCGGAGAAATTGAAACAAGCTTTTAACAATGAGGAAGTTATTGTAGCTACAGTATGCGGTGGTACACTGCTGCCTGCGATGGGAGGTTTGTTGAAAGATAGACATGCGGTTACCAATCAAATAGGCATGGAAGCGTTAGGAGCTCTCGGTGCAATTCCGATTGAAGCAAGAGTCGTTGAAGATGGTCCTCGCTTCGTAAGCGGGGGAGGCGTGACTTCGGGTCTTGATGTGGCCTTGTATTTGGTTGATCGTGAGTTAGGTCCTCAAATCGCAAATGCTGTAGAACAGTTATTCGAGTACGAGAAAAGAGGCACGGTGTGGCGAGCGGAAGGCATTGCGCCGATCCATTTTGACGAAAACTAA
- a CDS encoding DHA2 family efflux MFS transporter permease subunit, with the protein MKRKPVIIVASLIVANFLAQLMQTMLNTALPQMMLDLGIQVNRAQWLITVYLLVSGIVIPVTGFLIGKYSTRTLFFASAGAFTTGTLIAGFSVDFTLILSGRIIQGIGAGLLVPVFLNTIILVFPKEKLGAAMGLASLIVGLAPALGPTISGFVIQHHSWRILFYGVAPIAIANLFVAYYCLENVWDTHKAKLDWRSILYSSLGFGSLLYGFSILSDQGKGIQLALTFLIVGFALSFLFVKRQFKLAVPLLDFNVFRYPRFTYASIIGVVLFIVMAGVELLLPIYAQNVRGLLPRESGLMLLPGALLMGVSGVVSGKIYDRYGGRYLIRIGFFGIAAVTALLTIALSIHAPYGLLVGLYALLMTGVGFMMTPITAFAMASLPNSMMNYASPMTTAIRTLGMSMGGALLITLVTITADYSSFSFPINMHQGIQAAFWSLALVAASGFLLTFFVPYGKGSVES; encoded by the coding sequence ATGAAAAGAAAACCTGTAATCATTGTCGCATCTCTAATCGTCGCGAATTTTTTGGCACAACTCATGCAAACCATGCTGAACACGGCTTTGCCACAAATGATGCTTGACCTTGGAATCCAGGTCAATCGGGCGCAATGGCTGATCACCGTCTATCTTCTGGTTTCTGGAATTGTCATCCCTGTGACGGGATTCCTGATCGGAAAATACTCGACGCGAACCCTGTTTTTCGCATCCGCTGGGGCCTTTACGACAGGGACGCTAATTGCCGGCTTCTCCGTCGACTTCACATTGATCCTAAGCGGACGAATTATTCAGGGGATTGGCGCCGGATTGCTGGTACCGGTGTTCCTGAATACGATTATCCTAGTGTTCCCAAAGGAAAAACTCGGGGCAGCGATGGGACTGGCCAGTCTCATTGTGGGACTCGCCCCTGCACTGGGGCCGACGATTTCCGGCTTCGTGATTCAACATCATTCTTGGAGAATCTTATTCTATGGGGTGGCGCCCATAGCGATCGCGAACCTGTTTGTCGCCTATTATTGCTTGGAAAACGTTTGGGATACGCATAAAGCGAAATTGGACTGGAGATCGATTCTTTATTCAAGTTTGGGCTTCGGCAGTCTGTTGTATGGATTTAGTATCCTTAGCGATCAGGGAAAAGGGATTCAGCTTGCGCTGACCTTCCTTATCGTGGGATTCGCACTGTCGTTTCTGTTTGTGAAGCGCCAATTCAAACTGGCCGTCCCTTTGCTTGATTTCAACGTATTTCGTTACCCGAGATTTACTTATGCATCGATTATAGGCGTAGTCCTGTTCATTGTGATGGCCGGGGTGGAACTGCTGCTCCCGATATATGCACAAAATGTCAGGGGACTACTGCCTAGAGAATCGGGGCTAATGCTGCTCCCAGGTGCATTGCTGATGGGGGTGTCCGGAGTGGTATCGGGTAAAATCTACGACCGTTATGGCGGTCGCTATTTGATTCGGATCGGCTTCTTCGGGATAGCCGCCGTAACGGCTCTATTAACGATAGCGCTATCGATTCACGCTCCGTATGGTCTGTTGGTAGGGTTATATGCGTTGCTTATGACCGGGGTCGGTTTTATGATGACCCCAATTACTGCTTTTGCCATGGCGAGCTTGCCGAATTCGATGATGAATTACGCTTCGCCGATGACCACGGCCATACGTACATTGGGCATGTCAATGGGCGGGGCACTGCTCATCACCCTGGTGACAATTACCGCAGATTATAGCTCATTCTCTTTTCCGATCAATATGCATCAAGGAATTCAAGCCGCGTTTTGGTCACTAGCCCTCGTTGCAGCGAGTGGTTTTCTTCTTACTTTCTTTGTTCCATATGGTAAAGGTTCAGTGGAATCGTAG
- a CDS encoding type II toxin-antitoxin system HicA family toxin — translation MDKYNSICYRGFFSGSHHQFKHPTQKGRTTVKHPDKDIPVPTLKSIERRSGLKFE, via the coding sequence ATTGACAAATATAATAGTATTTGTTACCGTGGATTTTTCTCGGGAAGTCATCACCAGTTCAAGCACCCAACCCAAAAGGGACGAACAACCGTCAAACATCCTGACAAAGACATTCCCGTTCCTACGCTCAAAAGCATTGAACGGCGGTCGGGGTTAAAGTTTGAATAG
- a CDS encoding type II toxin-antitoxin system HicB family antitoxin yields MKKPERYFYPAVFTYDPGKEIAVVFPDLDCATSGTDDHDALLSARELLGIVLYGLEEDGEPIPAPTPLSQIQTTQANERAVLIDVYMPSIRRRK; encoded by the coding sequence ATGAAGAAGCCGGAGCGATATTTCTACCCTGCCGTTTTCACTTATGACCCCGGCAAGGAAATCGCTGTTGTTTTCCCTGATCTGGATTGCGCGACAAGCGGAACGGACGATCACGATGCGCTTTTGTCCGCGCGGGAACTGCTCGGCATTGTCCTGTACGGGCTGGAAGAAGATGGCGAACCTATTCCCGCTCCAACGCCGCTTTCCCAGATTCAAACCACGCAAGCGAACGAACGCGCTGTGCTGATTGATGTCTATATGCCATCTATCCGCAGGCGCAAGTGA
- a CDS encoding DJ-1/PfpI family protein has protein sequence MLTVQVVLFDGFDLLDAIAPYEVFCAAAMYAEHALSVEFVTAEGPRSVTSGINGLKIEASGRLNPERTGIILVPGASGDVEGDGPNSPPAILSRALNTELVEMIEQALGQNDIIVATVCGGSLLLAMGGLLEGRPAVTHHLGMDVLGATGAIPVPARVVDSGNLVTGGGVTSGLDVALYLVERELGPRIAHAVEQLFEYERRGTVWREEGRAPGSHKAETDEETNATNNMGMIYDTPDIKLPGESDFDGDWDTTIATPVGKLEVKLSISIRNGLVQGQATQGDETVEFINPLLQDNKLTWSLRVTKPMRLNLKFEVTVRGDDMIGFARAGILPASKLTGKRVT, from the coding sequence ATGTTAACGGTTCAAGTCGTGCTTTTTGATGGCTTTGACCTTCTGGATGCCATTGCACCTTACGAAGTTTTTTGTGCCGCGGCAATGTATGCTGAACACGCGTTAAGCGTAGAATTCGTTACCGCTGAAGGGCCGAGATCCGTCACCAGCGGCATCAACGGGTTAAAAATTGAAGCGAGTGGCAGACTGAACCCGGAACGAACAGGCATCATTCTTGTACCTGGCGCGTCGGGCGACGTCGAAGGAGATGGGCCGAATTCGCCCCCAGCCATTCTGTCGCGGGCACTGAATACCGAATTGGTTGAAATGATTGAGCAAGCACTCGGGCAAAATGACATCATCGTTGCCACGGTTTGCGGCGGTTCCCTGTTACTGGCCATGGGAGGGCTCTTGGAGGGCAGACCAGCGGTAACGCATCATCTGGGCATGGATGTACTTGGAGCAACCGGAGCCATTCCCGTTCCTGCACGCGTAGTGGATAGCGGCAACCTGGTCACTGGTGGCGGCGTTACTTCGGGACTCGATGTAGCGCTGTATCTGGTGGAACGCGAGCTTGGACCGCGCATCGCGCACGCGGTAGAGCAACTGTTCGAATACGAACGGAGAGGAACGGTCTGGCGGGAAGAAGGAAGGGCGCCTGGCTCTCACAAGGCAGAGACCGACGAAGAAACGAACGCGACGAACAATATGGGGATGATTTATGATACCCCGGATATAAAATTACCCGGAGAATCTGACTTCGACGGGGATTGGGATACAACAATTGCTACGCCTGTTGGAAAACTGGAGGTCAAGCTCTCCATTTCCATAAGGAATGGGTTGGTCCAAGGCCAGGCTACACAAGGGGATGAGACGGTCGAGTTTATAAATCCCTTACTTCAGGACAATAAGCTCACCTGGTCGCTGCGCGTCACGAAACCTATGCGGTTAAATCTAAAATTCGAAGTTACCGTGCGTGGAGATGACATGATTGGATTCGCCAGGGCCGGCATACTGCCTGCATCCAAATTAACAGGCAAGCGTGTTACCTAA
- a CDS encoding Ger(x)C family spore germination protein: MTNRYAAGLFILMMFTALLTACWDRTEMNELALVSMMGVDSDPESDKITVYYQIINPLSGTSAKGTPGGEQAPVYTYEISGSSFGEIKSRIYKMLPRKLFMAHCKVLLVSQRAAKQNMRDIVNFIEMQPNGRSSVPMLIVDGPLSQVMRTLTPLERVPSDTIDSRVDLLIRNSLLVGKQIKVSDVIERMEKLDTIVLPLITGMTEAPSSNSGERSADIDANQNNFIIRGGAVFRDYRMAGKLNDTQLVWYHLLNGDRGRHVRQFQVEGKQVSVELRLVRIKREVFWKSDQPVVRIRLDLELSTAYTIEFVPKSRNEVERLENRLNQIIADESLAFYQMIRERGWDLLSINDLLRKQTPNHPDIDQAAKNAQIEIRANTRLLRTGSMSQPYGGTG, encoded by the coding sequence ATGACCAACCGGTATGCAGCGGGTCTGTTCATCCTGATGATGTTTACCGCCCTGCTTACGGCTTGCTGGGACAGGACGGAGATGAACGAACTGGCGCTGGTCAGTATGATGGGGGTGGACAGCGATCCGGAGAGCGACAAAATAACCGTGTATTACCAGATCATCAACCCGCTCAGCGGCACTTCCGCCAAAGGTACGCCGGGAGGCGAACAAGCCCCTGTGTACACTTACGAAATCAGTGGATCGTCTTTTGGAGAAATCAAATCTAGGATTTACAAAATGTTGCCGCGCAAGTTATTTATGGCCCACTGCAAGGTGCTGCTCGTTTCCCAGCGGGCCGCCAAACAAAACATGCGCGATATTGTCAACTTTATCGAAATGCAACCCAACGGCCGCTCGTCGGTCCCGATGCTGATCGTCGACGGACCGTTATCTCAGGTCATGAGAACATTAACTCCCCTGGAGCGGGTGCCGTCTGACACGATCGATTCCAGGGTCGACCTGCTGATCCGGAATTCGCTCCTAGTGGGAAAACAGATCAAGGTCAGTGATGTGATTGAACGGATGGAAAAGTTGGATACGATCGTATTACCGTTGATCACCGGAATGACAGAGGCACCTTCTTCCAACAGCGGGGAAAGGTCGGCGGATATCGACGCCAATCAAAACAACTTTATCATCCGAGGCGGGGCGGTTTTCCGTGATTATCGCATGGCGGGCAAACTGAATGATACGCAGCTGGTCTGGTACCATTTGCTAAATGGCGATCGAGGTCGCCACGTGCGACAGTTTCAGGTGGAAGGAAAACAGGTATCCGTGGAATTGAGACTGGTTCGCATAAAACGTGAGGTCTTCTGGAAATCCGATCAACCTGTCGTTCGGATCCGCTTGGACCTCGAACTTTCCACTGCCTATACAATCGAGTTCGTCCCGAAGTCTCGGAACGAGGTGGAGAGACTTGAAAACAGACTGAATCAGATCATAGCAGACGAGTCGCTTGCTTTCTATCAAATGATAAGGGAGCGTGGCTGGGATCTGTTAAGCATCAACGACTTGTTGCGCAAACAAACGCCAAATCATCCGGATATCGACCAAGCGGCGAAAAATGCGCAAATTGAGATTCGTGCAAATACCCGGCTGCTCCGAACGGGAAGCATGAGTCAACCTTATGGAGGAACAGGATGA
- a CDS encoding Rrf2 family transcriptional regulator, translating into MKFSKATNYALHTMLFLAAFPPNKLIGVQQLAERQEVSPTYLSKILTKLVKAGMIESTSGANGGYRLKRNWEEISFLDVIHAIEGSASLFDCEMNHGSECLVQKVMVSAEEKMEDFLKNQKLSEIAKKMTVVL; encoded by the coding sequence ATGAAATTTTCTAAAGCGACAAACTATGCTCTTCATACGATGCTCTTTCTTGCCGCATTCCCGCCGAACAAACTTATCGGCGTACAGCAATTGGCGGAGAGACAAGAGGTTTCTCCAACGTATTTATCCAAAATCCTTACCAAGCTGGTCAAGGCAGGAATGATTGAATCGACTTCAGGAGCCAATGGTGGATATCGCTTAAAACGGAATTGGGAAGAAATCTCGTTTCTCGACGTGATTCATGCCATTGAAGGCTCCGCCTCCTTATTCGACTGTGAAATGAATCATGGATCAGAGTGTTTAGTTCAGAAGGTGATGGTATCGGCTGAAGAGAAAATGGAGGACTTTTTAAAAAACCAAAAATTATCTGAGATTGCTAAGAAAATGACGGTAGTTCTTTGA
- a CDS encoding class I SAM-dependent methyltransferase, with product MTNDFFNDAVWEAAWKKDPDTAISKMKKVGIDPAHTFDHRAKSFNEQAFSEEGRRRTKRIMNWLESQGVTFKDTSILDIGAASGGFTVPFAERGASVTSVEPSLPLVELLKSNITGLKNGNVEIVAEPFEDIDIQAKGWEKAFDFVFVSMCPVIADWESVEKVLSCARQYCYISLSVGSREHSLVKEIWPLVTDQPMKTEHLEMAYLLHLLYLKGYSYQSLVTREMKSTEVPRDTALQEVMEWLRIFGLPADDQNRKIIANYLERTYPTDKVVIQQGGRFGKVLIQLKDQSMYTGVQEFSHK from the coding sequence ATGACGAACGATTTTTTTAATGATGCCGTTTGGGAAGCAGCTTGGAAGAAGGATCCAGATACAGCGATTAGCAAAATGAAAAAAGTTGGAATTGATCCAGCACATACTTTTGACCATAGGGCAAAGTCATTTAACGAGCAGGCGTTTAGCGAAGAAGGCAGGCGAAGAACAAAACGGATAATGAATTGGCTGGAAAGTCAGGGTGTGACATTTAAAGATACCTCCATATTAGACATTGGAGCGGCCTCAGGCGGATTTACAGTGCCGTTTGCGGAGAGAGGGGCTAGTGTTACTTCTGTGGAGCCTAGTCTTCCATTAGTTGAGCTCTTGAAAAGTAATATAACGGGATTAAAGAACGGGAATGTAGAGATTGTGGCTGAGCCTTTTGAAGACATTGATATTCAAGCAAAGGGGTGGGAAAAAGCCTTTGATTTCGTATTTGTCTCCATGTGCCCGGTTATTGCCGACTGGGAGAGTGTGGAGAAAGTGCTGAGCTGCGCACGACAGTATTGCTATATCAGCCTGTCTGTCGGCTCCAGGGAGCACAGTCTGGTAAAAGAGATTTGGCCTTTGGTCACTGATCAGCCCATGAAAACGGAACATTTGGAAATGGCTTATTTGCTCCATTTACTGTATCTCAAAGGGTATTCCTATCAGTCGCTCGTAACCCGGGAAATGAAATCTACAGAGGTACCTAGAGACACGGCGCTCCAGGAGGTGATGGAATGGCTGAGAATCTTCGGTTTGCCTGCGGACGACCAGAACAGGAAAATCATAGCCAATTATTTGGAACGGACCTATCCGACGGATAAGGTTGTCATCCAGCAGGGTGGGCGTTTTGGCAAGGTGCTTATTCAGTTGAAGGATCAGAGCATGTACACCGGTGTCCAAGAATTTTCCCATAAGTAA